A single region of the Thermococcus paralvinellae genome encodes:
- a CDS encoding helix-turn-helix transcriptional regulator, with product MRKIMILIGIALLVIPLVSAEFTVSDLELTICRDGYVKVYYQIIPSDYVVQISVPLLGENYENLIVEDENGKPLNFEVSGNSVIIYVNNAQLIKVSYYTPDLTSKHGLVWTLNVSSPYSFKVVLPENSIVVDLSDIPLSISSNVISMPPGNQSISYTLEYNAERNFQNVVYYFLAGVLTISAVFIGIKRISSKKVSKDIKVNKEAFLKKMEKFDLNDEEREALLYILEKGGRASQAEVRNALGLPKTTAWRMFKRLEKQGLVKIIKGRKENWIELTL from the coding sequence ATGAGAAAAATCATGATCCTGATTGGGATAGCTCTGCTTGTGATTCCATTGGTTAGTGCTGAATTTACTGTTTCTGATTTAGAGCTCACTATTTGTAGGGATGGATACGTCAAGGTTTATTACCAAATTATTCCTAGTGACTATGTTGTTCAAATAAGTGTTCCTCTTTTAGGTGAAAATTATGAAAACCTAATTGTGGAAGATGAAAACGGAAAACCTCTTAATTTTGAAGTTTCTGGGAATAGTGTGATAATTTATGTTAACAATGCTCAGCTTATAAAGGTCTCATATTACACTCCTGATTTAACTTCCAAGCATGGACTTGTTTGGACTCTAAACGTTTCTTCTCCTTACTCTTTTAAAGTTGTGCTTCCAGAAAATTCGATAGTTGTTGATTTAAGTGATATCCCACTCTCGATAAGCTCAAATGTTATTTCCATGCCTCCAGGAAATCAAAGTATATCGTACACTTTAGAATACAATGCGGAGAGGAATTTTCAAAATGTAGTATACTATTTCCTTGCAGGAGTTTTAACCATCAGTGCAGTATTTATTGGGATAAAGCGGATCTCTAGCAAAAAAGTCTCAAAAGACATTAAAGTTAACAAGGAGGCATTTTTAAAGAAGATGGAGAAATTCGACTTAAATGACGAAGAGAGAGAAGCTTTGCTGTACATTCTCGAAAAAGGTGGAAGAGCAAGTCAAGCCGAGGTTAGAAATGCTTTAGGGCTTCCAAAAACTACAGCGTGGAGGATGTTTAAACGCCTTGAAAAGCAAGGATTGGTTAAAATAATCAAAGGAAGAAAAGAAAACTGGATAGAACTAACACTCTAA
- a CDS encoding ABC transporter permease: MMRRQKVGAVILALFTIFVIASYLSVSKEKLDNWENGIYWTNYPKRAKPIWLGGTSTIKLFSELNWSSQGYREYIYTYEHEYDEKPNDIAIIIYHPALYVVDVKRPDEILVNVYDGMLFQNITLNTNDKTTLSIFRALRKKFNLMDSDLSTRTPTELLFSTNSQFSTLKGTYIFRILCNCSAPPEIIVYGTSYGLLGTDSYGRDIWAGFVKSMVNTLYLAIFTTVMIIALGLLLGLVSGYFENLLSSIVTFFLEVLTALPILPILVVLTWVMSRQGIGAHVEVNPVKFMLLVSILLVGKFAKTIRIMTIQEKSREHITVSISLGASGFHIIKKHILPVVLEHSIRYFTFLMPRIVALISIFGFFGLIPGVNWGSFVVEALQQGALYGGYWWWVLSPGFAMAFLSLGFALVMPVDNSSALS, from the coding sequence ATGATGAGAAGACAAAAAGTCGGTGCAGTAATCTTAGCGCTCTTCACAATTTTTGTCATTGCTAGCTATCTCTCAGTTTCAAAGGAGAAACTTGACAATTGGGAAAATGGCATATACTGGACGAATTATCCAAAGAGAGCAAAGCCCATTTGGTTAGGGGGAACATCAACAATCAAGCTGTTCTCCGAGCTAAACTGGTCTTCCCAAGGATACAGAGAGTATATCTACACTTATGAGCATGAATATGATGAAAAACCCAACGACATTGCGATTATTATATACCACCCAGCCCTTTATGTTGTTGATGTAAAGAGACCCGATGAGATTTTAGTTAATGTTTATGATGGAATGCTTTTTCAAAATATTACTTTAAACACAAACGATAAGACCACTCTCTCAATTTTTAGAGCTTTAAGAAAAAAGTTTAACCTAATGGATTCAGATTTGAGCACGAGAACACCTACAGAACTTCTCTTCTCCACAAATTCTCAGTTCAGCACACTAAAAGGAACCTATATTTTTAGAATCCTATGCAACTGCTCAGCTCCACCGGAAATCATCGTTTATGGGACAAGTTATGGACTACTTGGAACCGACAGCTATGGTAGAGATATATGGGCGGGGTTTGTTAAGAGCATGGTCAACACACTTTATTTGGCAATCTTTACAACGGTTATGATAATTGCTTTAGGCCTTCTACTTGGCTTGGTTTCTGGCTATTTTGAAAACTTGCTCTCATCCATAGTCACATTTTTCTTAGAAGTCCTTACAGCTCTTCCAATTTTGCCCATCCTCGTTGTTCTCACATGGGTAATGTCAAGGCAAGGTATTGGGGCTCATGTTGAAGTTAATCCCGTAAAGTTCATGCTTTTGGTCTCAATATTGCTGGTGGGCAAATTTGCCAAGACTATTAGGATAATGACAATCCAAGAAAAGTCGAGGGAGCACATTACTGTCAGCATCTCTCTGGGAGCTTCTGGGTTTCATATTATCAAAAAGCACATTTTACCTGTAGTTTTAGAACACAGCATCAGATACTTTACATTTTTAATGCCAAGAATTGTTGCCCTGATTTCAATATTCGGTTTCTTTGGATTAATACCCGGCGTAAACTGGGGCTCATTCGTTGTTGAAGCTCTACAACAGGGAGCATTATATGGTGGCTATTGGTGGTGGGTGCTTTCGCCAGGATTTGCTATGGCATTCTTGAGCTTGGGCTTTGCTCTGGTGATGCCTGTTGATAATTCCTCCGCTCTTTCTTAA
- a CDS encoding ABC transporter permease subunit produces MRIAKRALGRIITIYITVMLILILTAGVTANHLLKEKAKDLAEYGIGMKNPALYEQIKREAAKEGVEPWEYVYEHFLLEKYGLSKNPFIMGVQLLLNKGEPLKTQIDKRKERELSLSRATLVTLTVMLSSMALIVVFGVLFGMKLANHPKVLEIVEGITRFFNGLPSWWIGVLLIVIFAVKLSVLPTGGLFTPKPLYGVAYVIDLIKHLVLPIMTLFLVFIWEFMSIVARETQKEMYQPYIQTERAKGIPEKVIYRKHILRNIGIVLSSFTAQKFMEMFTDYLVIDYLFGLMGLGLILKNSFVREIVPVVGVTISFNFYLFFATTLIIATISFAVSLILEFVKGIIDPRVS; encoded by the coding sequence ATGAGGATTGCAAAGAGAGCATTGGGAAGAATTATTACGATATACATTACTGTCATGTTGATTTTGATTTTAACTGCAGGAGTTACTGCTAATCACCTTCTAAAAGAGAAAGCTAAGGATTTAGCCGAATATGGCATTGGAATGAAAAATCCGGCTCTTTATGAGCAGATAAAAAGAGAGGCAGCAAAAGAAGGTGTTGAACCTTGGGAGTATGTTTACGAGCATTTCCTCCTTGAGAAGTACGGTCTGTCAAAGAATCCGTTCATTATGGGGGTTCAGCTCCTCTTAAATAAAGGAGAGCCTTTAAAAACACAAATTGATAAAAGGAAGGAAAGAGAATTAAGTCTTTCTCGTGCAACCCTCGTAACTCTAACTGTAATGCTGAGCTCTATGGCGTTAATTGTGGTCTTTGGAGTTCTCTTTGGAATGAAGCTTGCAAATCATCCAAAAGTGTTAGAGATTGTGGAAGGCATAACGAGGTTCTTCAATGGTTTGCCTTCTTGGTGGATTGGTGTTCTGCTGATAGTCATCTTTGCTGTTAAGCTGAGTGTCCTCCCTACAGGCGGTCTTTTCACGCCAAAACCTCTATATGGTGTTGCATATGTTATTGATTTGATAAAGCATCTTGTCCTTCCTATAATGACTTTATTTCTGGTATTTATTTGGGAGTTTATGAGTATAGTTGCTAGAGAAACACAGAAAGAGATGTATCAGCCCTATATACAAACGGAAAGAGCAAAAGGTATTCCAGAAAAGGTCATCTATAGAAAACACATTCTGAGAAACATTGGAATCGTGTTGAGCAGTTTCACAGCCCAAAAGTTCATGGAAATGTTCACAGACTATCTTGTCATAGACTATCTTTTCGGATTAATGGGTCTCGGTTTGATTCTCAAGAACTCATTTGTGAGAGAGATAGTACCTGTTGTGGGCGTTACCATAAGCTTTAATTTCTACCTTTTCTTTGCTACAACTCTAATAATTGCTACAATATCCTTTGCTGTCTCTTTAATCCTCGAATTTGTTAAGGGCATTATAGACCCAAGGGTGAGCTGA
- a CDS encoding sulfite exporter TauE/SafE family protein, producing MLQYILNIFIGLFIGLLAGLFGVGGGFLIVPVLTLMGLPIHDAIGTSLACISMSSFASAYGHLKRENVIFKVVILKEVFSIPSALFGAYITAFLNTRQLSAIFGFALIYVAYKLIKEPEIVSTKKKVKVDYKKVPMIGIISGFSSGLLGISGGILNVPLFYSLGLPIHYAIGTSSVALFFTALAGVIGHYTLGQVHFDKAILLAPGLILGGFLGAKIAHNTHPEHLKRSFSLILIIIAIRMILRGFGFVIP from the coding sequence ATGCTTCAGTATATCCTCAACATTTTCATTGGCCTTTTCATAGGTTTGCTTGCTGGTCTATTCGGAGTTGGCGGAGGTTTTTTGATAGTCCCTGTTCTAACTCTCATGGGTTTGCCCATCCATGATGCGATTGGAACGAGTCTAGCATGTATATCTATGAGTTCCTTCGCATCTGCTTATGGGCACTTGAAACGAGAGAATGTTATTTTTAAAGTTGTGATATTAAAAGAAGTATTTTCAATCCCATCCGCATTGTTTGGTGCCTACATAACTGCATTCCTAAATACAAGGCAATTAAGTGCGATATTTGGTTTTGCTTTGATATACGTTGCATACAAGCTGATTAAAGAGCCTGAAATAGTCTCAACAAAAAAGAAGGTTAAAGTTGACTACAAGAAGGTTCCAATGATAGGAATTATCTCCGGTTTTTCTTCTGGACTTTTAGGAATAAGTGGTGGAATTTTAAACGTTCCGCTTTTTTATTCGTTAGGACTTCCGATTCACTATGCTATCGGTACTTCAAGCGTTGCTCTATTCTTCACAGCTCTAGCTGGTGTAATTGGACATTATACGCTTGGACAAGTTCATTTTGACAAAGCCATATTACTAGCCCCGGGACTAATATTGGGGGGCTTTTTAGGAGCTAAAATTGCGCATAATACACATCCGGAGCATCTTAAGAGGAGTTTTTCACTGATACTTATCATAATCGCAATTAGGATGATTTTGAGGGGTTTTGGCTTTGTCATACCTTGA
- a CDS encoding sulfite exporter TauE/SafE family protein encodes MLKYISYFAVGVFIGILAALFGLGGGFLIVPTLNLLGVEIHHAVGTSSAAVVFTSLSSALAYSRQKRVHYKAGLLLASTAIIGAYIGAWMTSLLNPAQLKVIFGATLILVAIRIYRKKTAEPSEVKLEDVKINYKLVPVGGFFAGIASGLLGVGGGIVNVPFLVWLGMPIHYAVATSSFAIVFTATSGAIKHYMMGNVEIQWLVLLVPGLIIGAQLGAKIAKRTKASNLKKAFAVVLALLALRMILKGLGIAVP; translated from the coding sequence TTGCTCAAATATATCAGCTATTTCGCAGTTGGTGTTTTCATAGGAATCTTAGCTGCTCTTTTCGGATTGGGTGGGGGATTTTTGATAGTTCCTACACTCAACCTCTTGGGAGTTGAAATTCACCACGCTGTAGGGACATCATCAGCAGCTGTTGTGTTTACTTCACTCAGTTCTGCTTTAGCATATTCAAGGCAGAAAAGAGTTCATTACAAAGCTGGACTCCTATTGGCAAGCACTGCAATAATCGGAGCATACATTGGAGCTTGGATGACCTCTCTGCTGAATCCAGCACAGCTTAAGGTGATCTTTGGTGCTACGTTAATACTCGTTGCAATTAGGATTTACCGCAAGAAGACAGCAGAGCCAAGTGAAGTTAAGCTAGAGGATGTTAAAATAAATTATAAGCTTGTTCCAGTTGGTGGATTTTTCGCTGGAATAGCATCTGGACTGTTAGGGGTTGGAGGAGGAATAGTAAATGTTCCATTCCTTGTTTGGCTTGGAATGCCAATTCACTATGCTGTTGCAACTTCAAGCTTTGCAATAGTTTTCACCGCTACAAGTGGGGCAATCAAGCATTACATGATGGGAAACGTTGAAATTCAGTGGCTTGTCCTTTTGGTTCCTGGCTTGATAATTGGGGCACAGCTTGGAGCTAAAATAGCAAAGAGAACTAAGGCTTCAAACTTGAAAAAAGCATTTGCAGTAGTTTTAGCGTTATTAGCCTTAAGAATGATTTTAAAAGGGTTAGGAATCGCGGTTCCGTAA
- a CDS encoding M42 family metallopeptidase, which produces MEHLIRELREITQIPGISGYEEKVREKLIEWIEPFADYKVDRIGNLIVELGEGEERAIFMAHMDEIGLLITGITNDGKLKFRKIGGIDDRLLIGRHVDVITENGKLDGVIGVTPVHLNLERRFDTIPWHALEIDIGAESKEEALEMGVKPLDYVVFKKHFAVLNKRYVSTRSLDDRFGVVALFEAIKDLVDHDLNGKFIFAFTVQEEIGLKGAKSLVEHYSPDFAFAIDSFACCSFLTGDVRLGKGAVIRAVDNSAVYTRKLAKRVVEIADRNGIPLQIGVTGGGTDASVFQHKSEVLALSVPIKYLHSEAEMLHLDDLDALIKLIEAIVFEL; this is translated from the coding sequence ATGGAGCATCTCATTAGAGAACTTAGGGAAATAACCCAAATTCCGGGAATTTCTGGATATGAGGAAAAAGTTAGAGAAAAGCTGATTGAATGGATTGAGCCTTTCGCGGATTATAAAGTTGACAGAATAGGGAACCTAATAGTTGAGCTCGGAGAAGGAGAAGAGAGAGCAATTTTCATGGCACATATGGACGAAATTGGGCTTTTGATTACAGGAATAACAAATGATGGAAAGCTGAAGTTCAGGAAAATCGGCGGCATTGATGACAGACTATTGATTGGTAGACATGTGGATGTGATAACAGAGAATGGAAAGCTCGATGGGGTTATAGGGGTCACACCAGTTCATCTTAACCTCGAGAGGAGGTTTGACACGATTCCTTGGCATGCATTGGAAATCGATATTGGTGCAGAATCAAAAGAGGAAGCCCTTGAAATGGGGGTTAAGCCTTTAGACTATGTTGTATTCAAAAAGCACTTTGCGGTTTTAAACAAACGTTATGTTTCAACTCGCTCTCTTGATGACCGCTTTGGCGTTGTTGCACTGTTTGAGGCTATCAAAGATTTAGTTGATCATGACTTGAATGGAAAGTTCATTTTCGCCTTCACTGTGCAGGAAGAGATAGGGCTTAAGGGCGCTAAGTCTTTGGTGGAACATTACAGCCCAGACTTTGCTTTCGCTATTGACTCTTTCGCGTGCTGCTCTTTCTTAACAGGTGATGTCCGGTTAGGCAAAGGTGCTGTGATTAGGGCTGTGGACAACTCAGCAGTTTACACAAGAAAACTCGCAAAGAGAGTTGTTGAAATAGCTGACAGGAATGGGATACCTCTTCAGATAGGTGTCACCGGTGGAGGGACTGATGCGTCTGTATTCCAGCATAAGAGCGAAGTCCTCGCCTTAAGCGTGCCGATTAAATATCTGCACAGCGAAGCAGAGATGCTTCACTTGGATGATTTGGATGCCTTGATAAAGCTGATTGAGGCAATAGTGTTTGAGCTTTAA
- a CDS encoding 2-hydroxyacid dehydrogenase encodes MRPKVAVLFKMKSKPLEELRKYCDADVILYPSKEELLSIIHKYDGLMISPLNKIDAEIIEKAEKLKVISCHSAGYDHVDVDAATKKGIYVTKVSGVLSEAVAEFAIGLIIALLRKIVYSDKFIRQGKWESHRVVWSGFKDIETVYGKKVGILGMGAIGKAIARRAKALGTEILYWSRSRKEDIEKEVNAKYLPFDEVLKQSDIIVLALPATKETYHIINEKRLKLMEGKYLVNIGRGVLVDEKAVIKALKEGKLKGYATDVFENEPIQESELFEMEWETVLTPHYAGLSKESMEDMGFQTVKNLLKILRGEVPEDLVNKEVLKIRPIESIKML; translated from the coding sequence ATGAGACCAAAAGTTGCCGTATTATTTAAGATGAAGAGCAAACCGTTAGAGGAGCTTAGGAAATACTGTGATGCTGATGTTATTTTATATCCAAGCAAGGAGGAGCTTTTAAGCATAATCCACAAATATGACGGTCTTATGATCTCGCCCCTAAACAAAATTGATGCTGAAATCATCGAGAAAGCTGAAAAGCTCAAAGTAATAAGCTGTCATTCCGCTGGATATGACCATGTTGATGTAGATGCGGCAACAAAAAAAGGCATCTATGTCACAAAGGTAAGTGGAGTTTTAAGTGAAGCCGTTGCTGAATTTGCCATTGGCTTAATAATTGCTTTGCTCAGAAAGATAGTATATTCCGATAAGTTCATCAGACAAGGAAAATGGGAATCCCATAGGGTTGTTTGGAGTGGATTCAAAGATATCGAAACCGTTTATGGAAAAAAAGTTGGAATTCTTGGCATGGGAGCAATTGGAAAAGCAATAGCAAGGAGAGCAAAAGCCTTGGGAACTGAAATTCTCTACTGGTCAAGAAGCAGAAAAGAAGACATAGAGAAGGAAGTAAATGCCAAATATCTTCCTTTTGATGAAGTTCTCAAGCAGAGCGACATCATCGTTCTGGCACTTCCGGCGACAAAAGAGACATACCACATAATCAACGAGAAGAGGCTCAAACTCATGGAAGGCAAGTATCTTGTGAACATTGGTCGCGGCGTTTTGGTTGACGAAAAAGCTGTGATTAAAGCTCTCAAAGAGGGAAAGCTGAAGGGCTACGCTACAGATGTCTTTGAAAATGAGCCTATCCAAGAGAGTGAGCTATTTGAGATGGAGTGGGAGACAGTTTTAACACCTCATTACGCTGGCCTCTCTAAAGAATCAATGGAAGATATGGGATTTCAAACGGTTAAAAACTTGCTTAAAATCCTCAGAGGGGAGGTTCCAGAGGATTTAGTAAACAAGGAGGTATTGAAAATTAGACCAATTGAAAGCATAAAGATGCTGTGA
- the proS gene encoding proline--tRNA ligase → MVVEREKWQNNFSEWYNELIETAGIQDKRYPVKGMNIWLPYGLKIMKNIEKFIHEEMERTGHQEVLFPALIPETEFKKEAEHIAGFEGEVLWVTHAGLNPLDVKLILRPTSETAMYPMFALWIRSHADLPFKIYQIVNVYRYETKHTRPLIRVREISRFFEAHTAHDSFEDAERQIKEDLEIFDNLAKKLALPYIISKRPDWDKFPGAYYSLGAEVIMPDGRTLQIGTMHNYKQNFAKAYNIMYEKEDGTHDYVHQTTYGMSERLLAAVIAIHGDDRGMVLPPTIAPIQVVIVPIPKKDSPYDVFAYAREIAEELKLAGIRVHVDERDIRPGRKFYDWELKGVPLRIEVGPKDVEGQKAVFARRDTLEKFTIERAELVEKVRETLDAIMENLYVRAKEFLDSHIKRVDTLEEAKKVFEDRRGVVEIPWCGEESCGLEMEEILDAKMLGIPYPEETAKIEGKKCAHCGKEAKFIARFARTY, encoded by the coding sequence ATGGTAGTTGAAAGAGAAAAATGGCAAAACAATTTCAGCGAGTGGTATAATGAGTTAATTGAAACAGCGGGAATACAAGATAAGAGATATCCAGTCAAGGGAATGAACATCTGGCTACCCTATGGATTAAAAATTATGAAGAACATAGAGAAGTTTATTCATGAGGAAATGGAGAGAACTGGTCACCAGGAAGTTTTATTCCCAGCCTTAATCCCTGAAACAGAATTCAAGAAAGAGGCGGAACACATAGCGGGGTTTGAAGGAGAGGTATTGTGGGTCACTCATGCAGGTCTTAATCCTCTTGACGTCAAACTAATCCTAAGACCAACAAGTGAAACTGCTATGTATCCAATGTTTGCACTTTGGATTCGCTCTCATGCAGATTTGCCCTTCAAGATATACCAAATCGTTAACGTTTATAGATACGAGACAAAGCATACAAGACCGCTGATTAGAGTTAGAGAGATTAGCAGATTCTTTGAGGCACATACAGCTCACGACAGCTTTGAAGATGCTGAAAGACAGATAAAGGAAGATTTGGAGATATTTGACAATTTAGCTAAGAAGCTTGCGTTGCCTTATATAATATCAAAGAGACCAGATTGGGATAAATTCCCCGGTGCTTACTACTCACTCGGTGCGGAGGTAATAATGCCCGACGGAAGAACCCTGCAGATAGGAACAATGCACAACTACAAGCAGAACTTTGCAAAGGCATACAACATAATGTATGAAAAAGAGGACGGAACTCACGATTATGTCCATCAGACAACATATGGAATGAGCGAGAGACTTTTAGCCGCTGTCATCGCTATCCACGGCGATGATAGAGGAATGGTACTCCCACCAACAATTGCACCAATTCAGGTTGTAATCGTGCCAATTCCAAAGAAGGACTCACCGTATGATGTCTTTGCCTATGCAAGAGAGATTGCTGAGGAGCTTAAGCTTGCTGGCATAAGGGTTCATGTTGATGAGAGGGACATAAGGCCAGGAAGGAAGTTCTATGACTGGGAGCTTAAGGGAGTTCCATTGAGAATTGAAGTTGGTCCAAAAGATGTTGAGGGACAAAAAGCTGTGTTTGCAAGAAGGGACACGTTAGAGAAATTCACAATTGAAAGAGCTGAACTCGTTGAAAAGGTCAGAGAGACACTTGATGCAATAATGGAGAACCTCTATGTAAGAGCTAAAGAATTCCTCGACAGCCACATTAAGAGAGTTGACACACTCGAAGAGGCAAAGAAAGTCTTCGAAGACAGAAGGGGAGTCGTTGAAATTCCCTGGTGCGGTGAAGAAAGCTGCGGACTTGAAATGGAAGAAATCCTCGATGCGAAGATGCTTGGAATTCCATATCCGGAAGAAACAGCCAAGATTGAAGGTAAAAAGTGTGCCCACTGTGGAAAAGAAGCAAAGTTCATCGCAAGATTTGCAAGAACTTATTGA
- a CDS encoding carbamoyltransferase family protein — MILGIHDGHDAGAVLIKDKEIYAVNEERLNRIKHYRGFPELSIAKVLEMAKANPEEVEIIAIAGIFRKRSRLLELEENLARIFGRDFKRKVIYVEHHLAHASSAYFTSGWRDAVALSIDAAGDGLSSSVYICRDGEIIRIAQSTYLDSLGDFYASITELLGFKPMRHEGKIMSLAAYGKPSYDLSAIIELNDLTFENHLKVVGIEATKKLAEFFNFPFEKAKEVSANLKMGKLDGKLERKAIEIAASAQKHLEKIIDELGLRLTSYGLPLAYAGGVAQNVKANMILRKHFPDLWVFPAMHDGGLAFGAAIFVKSQLERLDGRWKPFKLKHVYLGPSYSESEIEEFLKKEGVKYDEISDVSGFVADSLIDEKIVAFFQGKMEFGPRALGNRSILADPRDESVKKKLNLALKRDVFQPFAPTILEERIRDYLVDPYPNKFMTMSYYATEEFAKEAPAVVHVDSTTRPQTLEKEDNPRYYNIIKLFEKQSGVGAVLNTSFNMHGEPIVCSPRDALNSFRKAKLDVLVLEKFAVYL; from the coding sequence ATGATACTTGGAATTCACGATGGTCATGACGCTGGAGCAGTTCTAATTAAAGATAAAGAAATTTATGCAGTCAATGAAGAGAGGCTTAACCGAATTAAGCATTATCGTGGCTTTCCGGAGCTGAGCATAGCCAAAGTGCTAGAAATGGCAAAAGCAAATCCAGAGGAAGTTGAAATTATTGCAATTGCTGGTATCTTCAGAAAACGCTCCCGTCTTTTAGAGCTTGAAGAGAACTTAGCAAGGATTTTTGGAAGAGATTTCAAGAGAAAAGTTATCTATGTTGAACATCACTTAGCTCATGCTTCATCCGCTTACTTCACTTCCGGCTGGAGAGATGCAGTTGCTTTAAGCATTGACGCTGCTGGAGATGGCTTAAGCTCATCAGTTTACATTTGCAGGGATGGTGAGATAATTAGGATTGCCCAGAGCACGTATCTAGATTCTTTAGGGGATTTTTACGCATCAATTACAGAGCTCTTGGGATTCAAACCGATGAGACATGAAGGGAAAATTATGAGCTTGGCAGCTTATGGAAAGCCAAGCTATGATTTGTCTGCGATAATTGAGCTTAATGATTTAACCTTTGAAAATCATCTCAAAGTTGTTGGAATTGAAGCAACCAAAAAGCTTGCTGAATTTTTCAATTTTCCTTTTGAGAAAGCTAAAGAAGTTTCTGCAAATCTCAAGATGGGAAAACTCGACGGCAAACTGGAGAGAAAAGCAATTGAGATAGCAGCATCAGCCCAAAAACATCTGGAAAAGATTATTGATGAACTCGGACTTAGACTTACAAGCTATGGGCTGCCTTTGGCCTATGCTGGCGGTGTTGCGCAGAATGTTAAAGCAAACATGATTTTAAGAAAACACTTTCCGGATTTGTGGGTGTTTCCAGCGATGCATGATGGTGGTTTAGCCTTTGGAGCTGCTATCTTTGTCAAATCCCAGCTTGAAAGACTAGATGGTAGGTGGAAGCCATTTAAGCTGAAGCATGTTTATTTGGGACCTTCTTACTCTGAGAGCGAAATTGAGGAATTTTTGAAAAAAGAGGGAGTGAAATATGATGAAATCAGTGATGTTTCTGGTTTTGTTGCCGATTCTCTAATTGATGAAAAGATTGTGGCCTTTTTCCAAGGAAAAATGGAATTTGGACCAAGAGCTTTGGGCAACCGCTCTATTTTAGCTGATCCAAGAGATGAATCTGTGAAGAAAAAACTCAACTTAGCGTTGAAGAGAGATGTCTTTCAGCCATTTGCACCCACAATTTTAGAGGAAAGGATTAGGGATTATTTAGTTGATCCCTATCCCAACAAGTTCATGACAATGAGCTACTATGCCACAGAAGAATTTGCAAAGGAAGCACCAGCAGTTGTTCACGTTGATAGCACAACAAGGCCCCAAACCCTTGAAAAAGAAGATAACCCGAGGTACTACAACATAATTAAGCTCTTTGAAAAGCAGAGTGGAGTTGGTGCTGTGCTGAATACCTCATTTAATATGCATGGTGAGCCGATAGTTTGCTCACCTAGAGATGCCCTTAACAGCTTCAGAAAGGCAAAGCTTGATGTGTTAGTTTTGGAGAAGTTTGCTGTTTATTTGTAA